In a genomic window of Glycine max cultivar Williams 82 chromosome 13, Glycine_max_v4.0, whole genome shotgun sequence:
- the LOC100800843 gene encoding ADP,ATP carrier protein 1, mitochondrial — MMVDKQRYPTIEQKLAGQLHLRSNSNLSPHVGTCYERLKRPALFQQRFSLKNHSNAGLLCPLVPAWKATSHLHSVASAASPVLVPSPSEKNFASFATDFLMGGVSAAVSKTAAAPIERIKLLIQNQDEMIKAGRLSEPYKGIGDCFGRTTKDEGLVSLWRGNTANVIRYFPTQALNFAFKDYFKKLFNFKKDRDGYWKWFAGNMASGAAAGALSSVFVYSLDYARTRLANDAKAGKTGGERQFNGLVDVYRKTLRSDGVAGLYRGFNVSCVGIIVYRGLYFGMYDSLKPVLLVGTLQDSFLASFALGWMVTIGASIASYPLDTVRRRMMMTSGEAVKYKSSFDAFSQIVKNEGSKSLFKGAGANILRAVAGAGVLSGYDKLQVLVLGKKYGSGGA; from the exons ATGATGGTTGATAAACAACGGTACCCGACAATAGAACAAAAGCTTGCTGGCCAGCTTCACTTGAGATCCAACTCCAACCTTTCCCCACATGTTGGAACTTGTTACGAACGTCTGAAAAGACCAGCTCTGTTTCAGCAACgattttcactaaaaaatcattcaaatgcAGGGTTGCTGTGCCCTCTCGTGCCTGCATGGAAAGCCACTAGCCATCTGCATTCTGTAgcttcagctgcttcaccagTGTTGGTCCCATCCCCATCAGAGAAAAACTTTGCAAGCTTTGCCACTGATTTTCTCATGGGTGGAGTTTCTGCTGCAGTGTCCAAGACTGCAGCTGCTCCTATTGAACGCATAAAGCTTCTGATTCAAAATCAAGATGAGATGATCAAGGCCGGTCGGCTCTCCGAACCCTACAAGGGCATTGGAGATTGCTTTGGCAGAACAACGAAAGACGAGGGGCTTGTTTCATTGTGGAGAGGGAACACTGCTAACGTTATCCGTTACTTCCCAACACAG GCCCTGAACTTTGCATTTAAAGACTACTTTAAGAAGCTATTTAACTTCAAGAAAGACAGGGATGGGTACTGGAAATGGTTTGCAGGGAACATGGCATCTGGTGCAGCAGCAGGAGCTTTATCATCGGTGTTTGTTTATTCTTTGGATTACGCTCGAACCCGCCTTGCCAATGATGCTAAAGCTGGAAAGACGGGTGGAGAGAGACAATTCAATGGTTTGGTCGATGTGTACAGGAAGACTCTTCGATCGGACGGTGTTGCTGGCCTCTACCGTGGCTTCAACGTTTCTTGTGTTGGAATCATTGTCTACCGTGGTTTGTACTTTGGAATGTATGATTCTCTGAAACCAGTACTCTTGGTAGGAACTTTGCAG GATAGTTTCTTGGCTAGCTTTGCTCTGGGGTGGATGGTTACTATTGGTGCTAGCATTGCCTCGTACCCCTTAGATACGGTTCGCAGAAGAATGATGATGACATCTGGTGAAGCTGTCAAGTACAAGAGCTCTTTCGATGCATTCTCGCAAATTGTGAAGAATGAAGGTTCAAAATCTTTGTTCAAGGGCGCGGGAGCAAACATCCTTCGTGCAGTTGCTGGTGCTGGTGTGCTTTCTGGTTATGACAAACTTCAGGTACTTGTCCTGGGAAAGAAGTATGGTTCTGGTGGGGCTTAA
- the LOC100801014 gene encoding uncharacterized protein produces the protein MSSSGLGGGILDLESPFHRHQHTQLGQQSITGQQHINIMSGLESDHPIGLIEVKSLNVALNFGKAKALAPSNSNELSEEDEPSYAEEGNCENLDGGNSKKGSPWQRMKWADNVVRLLITVVSCVGDDGTIGGMDGHKRKSGVLQKKGKWKMVSKIMIGKGCHVSPQQCEDKFNDLNKRYKRLNDILGRGTCCQVVENPVLMDSMPNLSAKMKDDVRKILSSKHLFYKEMCAYHNGQRIPNSHELDLPGYSLEHGRDSRDNNGSEDEDEDNNDSEDDESDDEINTNAHEDGGRMQELCDRNKLSDEDVHFGPQTSRMDKFEVEMARVFQDPTKLLREQREWIKIQMLQLQEQNISYQAQALELEKQRLKWLRYCSKKDRELGKLRLENKRMKLENEHRILKLKQKELEADFSTSEMSLDPASLGINRTQGREHISLGRQQ, from the coding sequence ATGAGCAGTTCGGGTTTGGGTGGGGGGATTTTGGACTTGGAGTCTCCATTTCATAGACACCAGCACACCCAATTGGGTCAACAATCAATAACTGGTCAACAGCACATAAATATTATGAGTGGTCTTGAAAGTGATCACCCCATTGGCCTAATTGAAGTGAAGAGTTTGAATGTGGCGTTGAATTTTGGTAAAGCAAAGGCACTTGCTCCTTCCAATAGTAATGAGTTGAGTGAAGAAGATGAGCCTAGCTATGCAGAAGAAGGGAATTGTGAGAACCTGGATGGTGGGAACAGCAAAAAGGGGTCTCCTTGGCAGCGAATGAAGTGGGCAGACAATGTGGTTAGGCTTCTTATAACAGTGGTGAGTTGTGTGGGTGATGATGGCACAATTGGTGGCATGGATGGTCATAAAAGGAAATCTGGGGTTTTACAAAAGAAGGGCAAGTGGAAAATGGTCTCCAAGATAATGATAGGCAAGGGTTGCCATGTGTCACCGCAGCAGTGTGAGGACAAGTTCAATGACTTAAACAAGAGATACAAGAGGTTAAATGACATACTTGGAAGGGGAACTTGTTGTCAGGTGGTTGAGAATCCTGTGCTGATGGATTCAATGCCTAACCTGTCAGCTAAGATGAAGGATGACGTTCGGAAGATATTGAGCTCAAAACACTTGTTTTATAAGGAGATGTGTGCCTACCATAATGGGCAAAGGATACCAAATTCTCATGAACTTGATTTACCGGGCTATTCTCTGGAGCATGGGAGGGACTCCAGAGATAATAatggatctgaggatgaagatgaggataacaatgatagtgagGATGATGAGTCGGATGATGAAATTAATACTAATGCACATGAGGATGGGGGGAGGATGCAGGAGCTATGTGATAGAAATAAATTAAGTGACGAGGATGTCCATTTTGGTCCACAAACTTCTCGAATGGATAAATTTGAGGTTGAAATGGCAAGGGTTTTCCAGGACCCCACAAAGTTGTTGCGTGAACAAAGAGAGTGGATTAAGATCCAGATGTTACAGCTTCAAGAGCAAAATATCAGCTACCAAGCCCAAGCTCTTGAACTTGAGAAACAACGGCTTAAGTGGTTAAGATATTGCAGCAAGAAGGACAGGGAGCTGGGGAAGCTGAGGTTGGAGAACAAAAGAATGAAATTAGAAAACGAGCACAGGATCTTGAAACTGAAGCAGAAAGAGCTTGAGGCAGATTTCAGTACATCTGAGATGTCTTTAGACCCTGCCTCTCTTGGAATCAACCGGACGCAAGGGAGGGAACATATCAGCTTAGGCAGACAACAGTAG